One region of Bacillus pumilus genomic DNA includes:
- a CDS encoding phosphoribosylanthranilate isomerase yields the protein MKPFLKYCGAVSLEDVECIAQSQADAIGFIFAPSKRQVDPDQVKQWLTDSQCRKKITGVFVNEKIQKVCDITKHIPLDIVQLHGDETRKDAKEIKQQTGAVVWKVFHHDPDIKETLDQMTAFAPFVDGFLIDAKVKGMRGGSGTAFTWEAVPVYNQQAKRLKKACIIAGGITPETLPELLAYSPKAIDLSSGIEENGKKSSAKIKALEERMLNDVRISK from the coding sequence ATGAAGCCTTTTTTAAAATATTGCGGGGCGGTCTCACTAGAAGATGTAGAATGCATTGCGCAATCTCAAGCAGATGCGATCGGATTTATTTTTGCTCCAAGTAAAAGGCAAGTCGATCCAGATCAAGTGAAACAATGGCTCACCGATTCGCAGTGCAGGAAAAAGATTACTGGTGTATTTGTAAATGAAAAAATCCAAAAAGTGTGTGACATCACAAAGCATATTCCTTTAGATATCGTGCAGCTGCATGGAGATGAAACAAGAAAGGATGCAAAAGAAATAAAACAACAAACAGGGGCGGTAGTGTGGAAAGTCTTTCATCACGATCCCGATATAAAAGAAACACTTGATCAAATGACGGCATTTGCGCCGTTTGTCGATGGTTTTCTCATTGATGCGAAAGTAAAAGGGATGAGAGGCGGTTCTGGCACAGCTTTTACATGGGAAGCGGTACCTGTATACAATCAGCAAGCAAAACGACTGAAGAAAGCATGCATCATTGCCGGCGGAATAACACCAGAAACACTGCCAGAGCTTCTTGCCTATAGCCCAAAAGCGATCGATCTTTCAAGCGGCATAGAAGAAAACGGGAAGAAAAGCAGCGCTAAGATCAAAGCGCTCGAAGAAAGGATGTTAAACGATGTACGCATATCCAAATGA
- the aroA gene encoding 3-phosphoshikimate 1-carboxyvinyltransferase: protein MKIHKHAPMNGVIHIPGDKSISHRSVMFGAIADGTTVVKNFLPGADCLSTIDCFRKMGVEIEQKGTDVVIRGKGLKELKEPSDVLDVGNSGTTIRLMMGILAGCEFHSTLIGDESIAKRPMQRVTGPLKQLGAKIDGRANGEYTPLSIRGGHLKGVSYESPVASAQIKSAVLLAGLQAEGTTTLTEPHKSRDHTERMLSMFGVKLDEDEQSVSIEGGQTLKATDIFVPGDISSAAFFLVAGSIVPNSRIVLKNVGLNKTRTGIIDVLKQMGANLEINEVDAKGGEPYGDLTISTSSLKGIEISGDMISRLIDEIPIIALLATQAEGTTIIKDAAELKVKETNRIDTVVSELKKLGADIEATDDGMKIHGKTTLQGGATVSSYGDHRIGMMLGIAACITKQAVEIEDTDAVRVSYPNFFEHIEYLTKTV from the coding sequence ATGAAAATTCATAAACATGCTCCTATGAATGGAGTCATTCATATTCCAGGTGATAAATCCATTTCTCATAGATCAGTGATGTTTGGTGCAATTGCTGATGGGACGACAGTGGTGAAAAACTTTCTCCCTGGAGCCGATTGTTTAAGTACGATTGATTGTTTTAGAAAAATGGGCGTTGAAATTGAACAAAAAGGGACAGATGTTGTGATCCGTGGGAAGGGACTGAAAGAGCTCAAGGAGCCGTCTGACGTCCTCGATGTCGGGAATTCTGGTACAACCATTCGATTAATGATGGGAATATTAGCTGGTTGTGAGTTTCACAGTACACTGATCGGTGATGAGAGTATTGCTAAAAGACCAATGCAGCGAGTAACAGGTCCACTTAAACAACTAGGAGCGAAAATAGATGGCAGAGCAAACGGCGAGTATACGCCGCTTTCTATTCGTGGCGGCCATTTAAAAGGTGTCTCATATGAGTCTCCGGTGGCAAGCGCCCAAATTAAGTCCGCTGTCCTTTTAGCAGGTCTTCAAGCAGAAGGAACAACAACATTAACTGAACCGCATAAATCAAGAGATCATACAGAAAGAATGCTCTCTATGTTTGGTGTGAAACTAGACGAAGATGAACAAAGTGTTTCTATTGAAGGTGGTCAAACATTAAAAGCAACAGATATATTTGTTCCTGGAGACATCTCCTCAGCTGCATTTTTCCTTGTTGCTGGATCTATTGTTCCTAACAGCCGAATTGTTTTAAAAAATGTCGGGCTAAACAAAACAAGAACGGGTATTATTGATGTTCTGAAACAAATGGGTGCGAATCTTGAGATCAATGAAGTAGATGCAAAAGGCGGAGAGCCATATGGAGATTTAACGATCTCTACCTCTTCATTAAAAGGCATCGAAATTTCTGGTGATATGATTTCAAGACTTATCGACGAGATTCCAATTATAGCGCTTCTAGCGACACAAGCAGAGGGAACAACGATCATTAAAGATGCTGCTGAGTTAAAAGTAAAAGAGACCAATCGAATTGATACAGTCGTGTCAGAACTTAAAAAACTCGGTGCTGATATTGAAGCAACAGATGATGGTATGAAGATTCATGGTAAAACCACGCTTCAAGGCGGCGCAACCGTGTCAAGCTACGGAGATCACCGAATTGGTATGATGCTAGGGATTGCTGCTTGCATCACAAAGCAAGCGGTTGAGATTGAAGATACAGATGCTGTACGCGTCTCATACCCGAATTTCTTTGAACACATTGAATACTTAACCAAAACAGTCTGA
- the trpC gene encoding indole-3-glycerol phosphate synthase TrpC, with translation MLNQIIARKKEHIQTLQLPADGHFERRSFKEALMNPHRSIGLIAEVKKASPSKGIIQPNFDPLQTAKAYEKSNADCLSVLTDEPFFQGKNEYLSLIKEKVARPILRKDFIIDSIQIEESRRIGADAILLIGEVLEPQQLHEFYAEAKEKGLDILVEVHAADTLEHILNLFTPEIIGVNNRNLKTFKTTVEQTKEIAPLVPKDVLLVSESGIQTFDDLTFVKKHGASAVLVGESLMREPSQEKAVQTLFGE, from the coding sequence ATGCTTAATCAAATCATTGCACGCAAAAAAGAACATATCCAAACGTTGCAGTTACCTGCGGATGGACACTTTGAAAGACGATCATTTAAAGAAGCACTCATGAACCCTCACCGCTCGATTGGGCTGATTGCTGAGGTGAAAAAGGCTTCTCCTTCCAAAGGAATCATTCAGCCAAATTTTGATCCTCTGCAAACAGCAAAAGCCTACGAAAAATCGAATGCTGATTGCTTATCAGTCTTAACAGATGAACCATTTTTTCAAGGGAAGAACGAGTATCTTTCCTTAATTAAAGAAAAAGTCGCACGTCCAATTTTAAGAAAAGACTTTATCATCGATTCCATACAAATAGAAGAGTCAAGACGTATCGGTGCAGATGCCATTTTATTAATTGGAGAAGTACTTGAACCGCAACAGCTTCATGAATTCTATGCTGAAGCGAAGGAAAAAGGACTAGATATTCTTGTCGAAGTTCATGCAGCAGATACACTGGAACATATCTTAAACCTATTCACCCCCGAAATCATTGGCGTGAATAACCGAAATTTAAAGACATTTAAAACAACAGTTGAGCAAACTAAAGAGATTGCACCACTTGTTCCAAAGGATGTCTTGCTAGTAAGTGAAAGCGGTATTCAGACATTTGATGATCTGACCTTTGTCAAAAAACATGGAGCGAGTGCTGTCCTTGTAGGTGAATCATTAATGAGAGAACCCTCACAAGAAAAAGCCGTTCAGACGTTATTTGGAGAATGA
- a CDS encoding tetratricopeptide repeat protein, with protein MNSSLQEAIKLVEAGETEKGLQTLAQAEKHLHDEEKAQAAQLYYDWGDIDKARNLISDLHDLYPEETGLTCFYAELLIDSDEEEKAISVLETIPEDDDAYPESLLLMADLYQMQGLFEVSEQKLLKAKELLPNEAIIDFALGELYFSQGLSKKAADYFYKVADQQHEVGGVNVYQRLAESLSTAGEFEDALEWYEKAVKDQTDPNTLFGYGFTAMRAGRTKTAIQQLSELKDIDPSYSSLYMPLAKSYEEEGLYHEALEVVKEGIKIDEYNKELYLYGAKIDLKNGDSEDAKKLLQEALALDPGYIEAVQTLLAIYLNEELFDEILDVIKEVKSFGEDDPKWNWYAASASVGREEYKEAAEYFKLALPDFDEERDFLYEYASFLLEEGRQKEALPLLRKVLQKDGTNEEIEETILRIEDEISL; from the coding sequence TTGAATAGTTCATTACAAGAAGCCATAAAATTAGTTGAGGCGGGTGAGACTGAAAAAGGACTTCAAACACTTGCTCAGGCAGAAAAGCATTTGCATGATGAAGAAAAGGCGCAGGCAGCTCAGTTATATTATGATTGGGGAGATATCGATAAAGCGAGAAATCTCATCAGTGATTTACATGATTTATATCCAGAGGAAACGGGGTTAACATGTTTTTATGCAGAACTGCTGATTGACTCTGATGAAGAAGAAAAGGCGATTTCGGTATTAGAGACGATTCCTGAAGATGATGATGCCTATCCAGAGAGCCTACTGTTAATGGCAGATTTGTATCAAATGCAAGGACTATTTGAAGTCAGTGAACAAAAGCTCTTAAAAGCAAAAGAGCTGCTTCCAAATGAAGCCATTATTGATTTTGCGTTAGGTGAATTGTATTTTTCGCAAGGTCTTTCAAAGAAAGCGGCCGACTATTTCTACAAGGTCGCAGATCAACAACATGAGGTTGGCGGCGTCAATGTTTATCAGAGGCTCGCTGAATCACTCAGCACAGCTGGAGAATTCGAAGATGCGCTTGAATGGTACGAAAAGGCAGTGAAAGATCAAACAGATCCGAATACACTTTTTGGCTACGGATTTACAGCGATGAGGGCTGGACGAACGAAAACAGCCATTCAGCAGCTTTCAGAACTAAAAGATATTGATCCATCTTATTCGTCTCTATATATGCCTTTAGCGAAAAGTTATGAGGAAGAAGGACTATATCACGAGGCTTTAGAGGTAGTAAAAGAGGGTATTAAAATTGATGAGTATAACAAAGAATTATATTTATATGGTGCAAAGATTGACTTGAAAAATGGGGATTCAGAAGATGCGAAAAAGCTGCTTCAAGAAGCACTTGCTCTTGATCCGGGATATATTGAAGCGGTCCAAACATTGCTCGCGATCTATTTAAATGAAGAGCTTTTTGATGAAATTCTGGATGTCATAAAAGAGGTTAAAAGCTTTGGGGAAGATGATCCAAAATGGAATTGGTATGCTGCATCTGCATCTGTTGGACGAGAAGAATACAAAGAAGCAGCTGAGTACTTCAAGCTGGCTCTGCCTGATTTTGATGAGGAACGTGACTTTTTATATGAATACGCATCGTTCCTTTTAGAAGAAGGCAGACAAAAAGAAGCATTGCCGCTATTACGTAAAGTTCTTCAGAAAGATGGCACGAATGAAGAAATCGAAGAAACGATTTTAAGAATTGAAGACGAAATTTCCTTATAG
- the hisC gene encoding histidinol-phosphate transaminase: MQIKDQLKQLKPYQPGKPIEEVKKEYQLDKIVKLASNENPFGCSAHAREAIQAELEHLAIYPDGYSASLRTELAEFLQVNEKQLIFGNGSDELVQIIARAFLDQHTNTVIPAPSFPQYRHNAIIERAEIREVPLLDGGAHDLKGMLDAIDENTKVVWVCNPNNPTGNHLSESELVAFLDQVPAHVLVVLDEAYVEYVRAEDFPNSLSLLHNYQNVIVLRTFSKAYGLAALRVGYGIASEELITAIEPAREPFNTSRIAQAAARAAIKDQDFIQSCRQKNEAGLKQYQEFADRFGLFIYPSQTNFVLIDFKRDADELFNALLKKGYIVRSGKALGFPTSLRITVGTMEQNAEILSTLADLMQGIRA; this comes from the coding sequence TTGCAAATCAAAGATCAATTAAAACAACTAAAACCGTATCAACCTGGGAAACCAATTGAAGAGGTCAAAAAAGAATATCAATTAGACAAAATTGTGAAATTGGCTTCAAATGAAAACCCTTTTGGATGTTCCGCTCATGCAAGAGAGGCGATACAAGCTGAGCTTGAACATTTAGCGATCTATCCAGATGGATACAGCGCAAGTTTAAGAACAGAGCTCGCTGAGTTTCTTCAAGTAAATGAAAAACAATTAATTTTCGGGAATGGCTCAGATGAACTTGTGCAAATTATTGCTAGGGCATTCCTTGACCAACATACAAATACCGTCATCCCAGCTCCGTCTTTTCCGCAATATCGTCACAATGCGATCATTGAGCGGGCAGAGATTCGAGAGGTGCCGCTTTTAGACGGAGGAGCTCACGATCTGAAGGGCATGCTGGATGCGATTGATGAGAACACGAAGGTCGTCTGGGTATGCAACCCGAATAACCCGACGGGAAATCATTTGTCAGAATCTGAGCTTGTGGCGTTTTTAGATCAAGTACCAGCTCATGTGCTTGTAGTACTAGATGAAGCATATGTCGAATACGTTCGTGCGGAAGACTTTCCGAACAGCTTATCTTTATTACACAACTATCAAAATGTTATCGTACTCCGTACGTTTTCTAAAGCGTATGGACTGGCCGCGCTTCGAGTAGGCTATGGCATTGCATCAGAAGAGTTGATTACTGCGATTGAACCAGCGAGAGAGCCGTTTAATACGAGTCGTATCGCTCAGGCAGCAGCTCGTGCAGCGATAAAAGATCAGGACTTCATTCAATCATGCAGACAAAAAAATGAAGCAGGTCTCAAGCAATATCAAGAATTTGCTGACCGTTTTGGACTATTTATTTATCCGTCTCAAACAAACTTCGTGCTGATTGATTTTAAAAGAGATGCAGATGAATTATTCAATGCATTATTGAAAAAAGGCTACATTGTTCGTTCTGGTAAAGCACTTGGTTTTCCAACGTCTTTACGTATTACGGTCGGAACAATGGAGCAAAATGCAGAAATTCTAAGTACACTTGCTGATTTAATGCAAGGCATTCGAGCGTAG
- the trpA gene encoding tryptophan synthase subunit alpha: MITFQLEQDEKLFIPFITAGDPSEEITIDLALSLQVAGAHAIELGVPYSDPLADGPVIQRASKRALNHGMNIVKAIELAGKMKKNGVKIPVILFTYYNPVLQLDTEYFFALLRKNHISGLLTPDLPFEESSELQKNCQTYDISYISLVAPTSKERLVNIVEQAEGFVYCVSSLGVTGVRQTFDESITDFIQQVKQLSHIPVAVGFGISTREQVDAMNKLSDGVVVGSALVKKIEELQDQLLASDTRQDALREFETYAKTFSPLYSFK, from the coding sequence ATGATCACATTTCAATTAGAGCAAGACGAGAAATTATTCATCCCATTTATTACAGCAGGGGATCCGTCAGAAGAAATCACGATCGATTTAGCTTTGTCCCTTCAAGTAGCCGGTGCACATGCGATTGAGCTAGGTGTTCCTTATTCCGATCCGCTAGCAGACGGTCCTGTCATTCAAAGAGCCTCCAAAAGAGCTCTAAATCATGGCATGAATATCGTAAAAGCGATAGAATTAGCAGGGAAGATGAAAAAAAACGGTGTAAAAATTCCTGTAATTCTATTTACGTATTATAATCCTGTGTTACAATTAGACACAGAATACTTTTTCGCTTTACTGCGCAAAAATCATATTTCGGGACTCTTAACACCCGACTTGCCTTTTGAAGAAAGCAGTGAGCTGCAAAAGAACTGTCAAACATATGACATTTCATATATTTCGCTCGTTGCACCAACCAGTAAGGAACGATTAGTAAATATAGTAGAGCAGGCAGAAGGTTTTGTGTATTGTGTTTCATCTCTTGGTGTAACAGGTGTCAGACAAACCTTTGACGAATCGATTACTGATTTTATTCAACAAGTGAAACAGCTGAGTCACATACCGGTTGCGGTCGGTTTTGGTATCTCAACAAGAGAGCAGGTAGACGCAATGAATAAACTGAGTGACGGCGTCGTTGTAGGCAGTGCACTTGTAAAAAAAATTGAAGAACTTCAGGATCAATTGTTAGCAAGTGATACTCGTCAAGACGCTTTAAGAGAGTTTGAAACCTATGCAAAAACATTTAGTCCCCTCTATTCATTCAAATGA
- a CDS encoding prephenate dehydrogenase: MNDANETILIAGLGLIGGSIALSIKKEYPHKKIVGYDVSKEQMVAATKLGIIDLAADSFAAGLAESATIILATPVQQTVKMLRDIANSGIERELTITDVGSTKQKVVHFAEKTLPKHYQFIGGHPMAGSHKSGVIAAKDFLFENAFYILTPAKETNREAVDRLKDLLKGTNAHFIEMTPEEHDGVTSVISHFPHIVAASLVHQAHHFEEQFPLVKRFAAGGFRDITRIASSNPAMWRDILLHNKNKILDRFHEWKKEIDRIETFVLQEDAEGLFSYFQEAKEYRDGLPLRKKGAIPAFYDLYVDVPDHPGVISEITGHLANESISITNIRIIETREDINGILRISFQTEDDRKRAEICIKNRANYDTFYAD; this comes from the coding sequence ATGAATGATGCAAATGAAACAATATTAATTGCTGGACTTGGTTTAATTGGAGGTTCCATCGCACTGTCGATTAAAAAAGAGTATCCTCATAAAAAAATTGTTGGATACGATGTGTCCAAAGAACAAATGGTTGCAGCAACAAAGCTGGGTATCATTGATTTAGCAGCTGATTCATTTGCGGCAGGTTTGGCTGAATCTGCGACTATTATTTTGGCAACACCAGTTCAGCAAACAGTCAAGATGCTTCGTGATATTGCAAACTCTGGAATTGAGAGAGAGCTCACAATTACCGATGTTGGCAGCACAAAGCAAAAGGTTGTCCATTTTGCTGAAAAAACGCTTCCTAAGCACTATCAATTTATTGGTGGACATCCAATGGCAGGCTCTCACAAGTCAGGTGTTATAGCAGCGAAAGACTTTTTATTTGAAAATGCGTTCTACATTTTAACGCCGGCAAAGGAAACAAACCGCGAGGCTGTTGATCGTTTGAAGGACTTGTTAAAAGGTACAAATGCTCATTTTATTGAGATGACCCCAGAAGAACATGATGGAGTAACAAGTGTGATTAGTCATTTCCCTCATATTGTTGCAGCCAGTCTTGTGCATCAAGCACATCATTTTGAAGAACAATTCCCACTTGTCAAACGGTTTGCTGCTGGAGGCTTTCGTGACATTACACGTATTGCGTCAAGCAACCCTGCAATGTGGCGAGATATCCTTCTGCACAACAAAAACAAGATTTTAGACCGGTTCCATGAATGGAAAAAAGAGATCGATCGCATTGAGACCTTTGTACTGCAAGAAGACGCTGAAGGCTTGTTCTCTTATTTTCAAGAGGCAAAGGAATATCGTGATGGGCTTCCTCTGAGGAAAAAAGGTGCCATTCCTGCTTTTTATGACCTTTATGTGGATGTTCCAGATCACCCTGGGGTCATTTCGGAGATTACAGGACATTTAGCAAATGAGAGCATCAGTATTACGAATATCCGTATTATTGAAACGCGGGAAGACATTAATGGGATTTTACGCATTAGTTTTCAAACAGAAGACGACCGTAAACGTGCAGAGATCTGTATAAAAAATAGAGCGAATTACGATACATTTTATGCTGACTGA
- the trpB gene encoding tryptophan synthase subunit beta, with product MYAYPNELGRYGEFGGKFVPETLMQPLKEIEQAFNELKEDPAFKQEYLSLLQNYSGRPTALTYADQLSAYLGGAKIYLKREDLNHTGAHKINNALGQALLAKKMGKSNIIAETGAGQHGVAAATVAAKFGLSCTVFMGKEDVERQSLNVFRMKLLGAEVIPVTSGNGTLKDATNEAIRYWVQHCSDHFYMIGSVVGPHPYPQIVSEFQRMIGDEAKEQMLKKEGRLPHKVIACVGGGSNAIGMYRAFLDDEIDLIGVEAAGKGIDTPLHAATITKGTKGVIHGSLTYLIQDEFGQIIEPYSISAGLDYPGIGPEHAYLHASGRVQYVSATDQEALDALKLLTEKEGILPAIESAHALAKAFEMSRTMSEDEIILVCLSGRGDKDVHTLMNVLESEGKTK from the coding sequence ATGTACGCATATCCAAATGAGCTTGGCAGATATGGAGAATTCGGAGGGAAATTTGTTCCCGAGACGCTCATGCAGCCACTCAAAGAAATAGAACAAGCATTTAACGAATTAAAAGAAGACCCAGCCTTTAAGCAAGAATATCTTTCTCTATTGCAAAACTATTCAGGCAGACCGACTGCGCTGACATATGCTGATCAATTATCTGCATACCTCGGCGGCGCAAAAATCTATTTAAAAAGAGAAGATTTAAACCATACAGGTGCTCATAAGATCAACAATGCACTTGGTCAGGCACTGCTTGCAAAAAAAATGGGGAAATCAAACATCATCGCAGAAACAGGCGCTGGACAGCACGGAGTAGCAGCTGCAACGGTGGCCGCCAAGTTTGGATTATCGTGCACGGTATTTATGGGAAAAGAGGATGTGGAGAGACAATCTCTCAATGTATTCCGAATGAAGCTCCTTGGCGCTGAAGTCATACCTGTCACAAGCGGAAACGGCACATTAAAAGATGCAACGAACGAAGCGATTCGTTACTGGGTCCAGCACTGTAGTGATCATTTCTATATGATTGGTTCAGTTGTAGGACCTCATCCATATCCCCAAATCGTCAGTGAGTTCCAGCGGATGATTGGTGATGAAGCAAAAGAGCAGATGCTGAAAAAAGAAGGCAGGCTCCCTCATAAAGTCATTGCTTGTGTCGGCGGCGGAAGTAATGCTATTGGAATGTACCGAGCGTTTTTGGATGATGAGATTGATTTGATTGGTGTAGAAGCGGCTGGAAAAGGAATCGATACGCCGCTTCATGCAGCAACCATTACGAAGGGGACAAAAGGGGTCATTCATGGATCTTTGACCTATTTAATCCAAGACGAATTTGGCCAGATTATTGAGCCCTATTCCATTTCAGCTGGTCTAGATTATCCCGGGATCGGACCAGAGCACGCATATTTACATGCGAGCGGACGCGTTCAATATGTGAGTGCTACAGATCAAGAAGCACTGGATGCACTAAAACTGCTGACAGAAAAGGAAGGAATTCTGCCAGCGATTGAATCAGCACACGCTTTAGCCAAGGCGTTTGAGATGAGCAGGACGATGAGTGAAGATGAAATCATCCTTGTCTGCCTGTCAGGAAGAGGAGATAAGGATGTGCATACATTAATGAATGTGCTTGAAAGTGAGGGCAAAACCAAATGA